The following are encoded in a window of Arthrobacter antioxidans genomic DNA:
- a CDS encoding VOC family protein: protein MNWTLEVVVVPVADIDRAKAFYSDRLGFVVDHDITVGPGNRLVQLTPPGSGCSIVIGEGVVPSMPPGSLQGLQLVVPDVLQAHAQLVERGVEVGDIQVMGGDPDAVRQGGTALDNVGFVFFSDPDGNGWAVQQISARA, encoded by the coding sequence ATGAACTGGACACTGGAAGTCGTGGTCGTGCCGGTGGCCGACATCGATCGCGCCAAGGCCTTCTATTCCGACCGGCTGGGCTTCGTGGTCGACCACGACATCACCGTGGGCCCCGGCAACCGGCTGGTCCAGCTCACGCCGCCGGGCTCCGGTTGCTCGATCGTGATCGGCGAGGGCGTCGTGCCGAGCATGCCTCCGGGCTCTCTCCAGGGGCTCCAGCTGGTCGTTCCGGATGTGCTCCAGGCGCACGCGCAGCTCGTCGAGCGCGGCGTCGAGGTCGGCGATATCCAGGTGATGGGCGGTGACCCGGATGCGGTGCGGCAGGGCGGGACGGCGCTCGACAACGTCGGGTTCGTGTTCTTCAGCGACCCGGACGGCAACGGCTGGGCGGTGCAGCAGATCTCCGCCCGGGCCTGA
- a CDS encoding sigma-70 family RNA polymerase sigma factor gives MQTTAEAQPIGLARPSSPAHVAVDGHTGRVRQDGPLKAALQDDIALRHLDVAESVARSFAVAGPEAADIRQVAYLGLIKAVQRFDPTRGIPFASFAVPTISGEIKRYLRDSCWVVRPPREVQDLRTEIARTAPALAQRLGREATARELGLELGRPEGKVLEAQACSTSLRPVSLDAPVEGRTWADTLAGDSNGTERSDDMISLRGAVNELCGSEKELLYRRYFMEQTQQGIGDELGMSQMQVSRALARILVKLQKRLLGAPAAGERQTARSGTA, from the coding sequence ATGCAGACCACCGCCGAAGCCCAGCCGATCGGCCTGGCGCGTCCGAGCAGCCCTGCCCATGTCGCGGTGGACGGACACACCGGCCGCGTCCGTCAGGATGGTCCGCTGAAGGCCGCCCTGCAGGACGACATCGCCCTGCGGCACCTGGACGTCGCCGAATCGGTTGCGCGGTCCTTCGCCGTCGCCGGCCCTGAGGCAGCGGACATCCGCCAGGTCGCCTACCTGGGACTGATCAAGGCCGTGCAGCGCTTCGACCCGACGCGCGGCATCCCGTTCGCCTCGTTCGCGGTCCCCACGATCAGTGGTGAGATCAAGCGCTACCTGCGTGACTCCTGCTGGGTGGTCCGGCCTCCGCGGGAGGTGCAGGACCTCCGCACGGAGATCGCCCGCACGGCTCCTGCCCTGGCCCAGCGGCTCGGCCGCGAGGCCACCGCCCGCGAGCTTGGCCTCGAGCTCGGCCGGCCGGAGGGCAAGGTCCTCGAAGCACAGGCGTGTTCCACGAGCCTCAGGCCGGTGTCGCTCGACGCGCCCGTCGAGGGGCGCACCTGGGCCGACACCCTGGCGGGCGATTCGAACGGCACGGAGCGCAGCGACGACATGATCTCCCTGCGCGGTGCGGTCAACGAACTGTGCGGCAGCGAGAAGGAGCTCCTCTACCGCCGGTACTTCATGGAGCAGACCCAGCAGGGCATCGGGGACGAGCTCGGCATGTCCCAGATGCAGGTCTCGAGGGCGCTGGCGCGCATCCTCGTGAAACTGCAGAAGAGGCTCCTCGGCGCACCCGCCGCCGGGGAACGGCAGACTGCGCGGTCCGGTACCGCCTAG